A segment of the Deinococcus depolymerans genome:
AGGACGGCGAGGACGGCGACGAGGCCGAAGCCTTCCGCACCAAGATCGAGGCCCTCGACCTGAAACCCGAGGTCAGGAAGGACATCGACCGGGAAATCAACCGCCTGGCCCGCATGCACCCCGACGCGGCCGAGGCCAGCGTGATCCGCACCTACCTGACCTGGGTGACCGAACTGCCCTGGAACGAACGCAGCGAGGACCAGCTGGACGTGGGGGCCGCCGCCACCATCCTCGACGACGACCACTACGGCCTGGAGAAGGTCAAGGACCGCGTGCTGGAATTCCTCGCCGTGCGCCGCCTGCGCAAGGAACGCGCCGCGCGCGGCGAACTGAGCGCCGAGGACGTGAACAAGGGCCCCATCCTGGTGTTCACCGGCCCCCCCGGCGTCGGCAAGACCTCCATCGCGCAGAGCATCGCCAAGGCGCTGGGCCGCAAGTACGTGCGCATCGCCCTGGGCGGCGCCCGTGACGAGAGCGACATCCGCGGCCACCGCCGCACGTACATCGGCGCGATGCCCGGCCGCCTGATCCAGGGCATCCGCACCGCCGGCACCAAGAACCCCGTGATCCTGCTCGACGAGGTCGACAAGCTCGGCTCCAGCTACCAGGGCGACCCCTCGGCCGCGCTGCTCGAGGTGCTGGACCCCGCGCAGAACCAGCACTTCACGGACCACTACCTCGGCGTGCCCTTCGACCTGAGCGAGGTCATGTTCATCGCCACCGCCAACTACCCCGAGCAGATCCCCCCGGCCCTGATGGACCGCATGGAAGTCATTGACTTCTCCAGCTACATCGAGCAGGAGAAACTCGAGATCGCCAAACGCTACCTGCTGCCCCGCCAGCTCACCCAGAACGGCCTGAAAGGCAACCAGATCGCGTTCACGGACGCCGCGCTGGAGAAACTGATCAGCCACTACACCCGCGAGGCCGGCGTGCGCAACCTCGAACGCGAGATCGGCACGGTCGCCCGCAAGGTCGCCCGCCGCATCGCCACCGGCGAGGTCAAGCGCGTGAAGGTCACGGACAAGGAACTCGACCGTTACCTGGGTCAGCCGCGCCACATTCCCGAAACCGAAGGCAAGGAAGACATGGTGGGCGTCAGCACCGGCATGTTCTACACCCCGGTCGGCGGCGACATCCTGTTCGTGGAGACCAGCATCAGCCCCGGCAAGGGCCTGGTCCTGACCGGGCAGCTCGGTGACGTCATGAAGGAATCGGCCCGCGCCGCCCTGACGTACATCAAGAGCAACGCCGAACGCTTCCACATCGACAAGGCGCGCATCGACGACAGCGAGATCCACATTCACGTGCCCGCTGGCGCGATCCCCAAGGAAGGCCCCAGCGCCGGCGGGGCCATGGTCACCAGCCTCATCAGCGCCCTGGCCGGCATTCCCGCCCGTCACGACGTCGCCATGACCGGCGAGATGACCCTGACCGGCCGTTACCTGCCCATCGGCGGTCTGAAAGAGAAGGTGCTGGGTGCGCGCCGCGCCGGCATCAAGCACATCATCATGCCCAAGGCGAACGAGAGCGACCTGCGGGACATCCCGGTGCACCTGCGCACCAGCATGCGCTTCCACCCCTGCGAGACGGTCGATCAGGTGCTCGACGTGGCCCTCGTGGGCGGCCTGAAAGCCCTCGAGACGCCCCGCGACGGCAGCGCCCCCGCCGCGCCCG
Coding sequences within it:
- the lon gene encoding endopeptidase La, encoding MPTETHPLPSNVPVCPVRGSVIYPTMVQHIDASRAISIGAIEAAMASDKVILIVSQKDKDIDDPQGSDLYDVGTACNVLRVRKNPDGTVQMLVSAVARVRASNYTRGDHLSADITPLSAATDDTVELQALSRELRERFEAIASGGKITAENVQTIGNKEDIGEMADHIAFNLDFKLEDKQALLELPSLTARIRKLLTLLDTEQEVQAVQAKIRAQVKEEIDKNQREYYLREQMKVIQKELQGGEDGEDGDEAEAFRTKIEALDLKPEVRKDIDREINRLARMHPDAAEASVIRTYLTWVTELPWNERSEDQLDVGAAATILDDDHYGLEKVKDRVLEFLAVRRLRKERAARGELSAEDVNKGPILVFTGPPGVGKTSIAQSIAKALGRKYVRIALGGARDESDIRGHRRTYIGAMPGRLIQGIRTAGTKNPVILLDEVDKLGSSYQGDPSAALLEVLDPAQNQHFTDHYLGVPFDLSEVMFIATANYPEQIPPALMDRMEVIDFSSYIEQEKLEIAKRYLLPRQLTQNGLKGNQIAFTDAALEKLISHYTREAGVRNLEREIGTVARKVARRIATGEVKRVKVTDKELDRYLGQPRHIPETEGKEDMVGVSTGMFYTPVGGDILFVETSISPGKGLVLTGQLGDVMKESARAALTYIKSNAERFHIDKARIDDSEIHIHVPAGAIPKEGPSAGGAMVTSLISALAGIPARHDVAMTGEMTLTGRYLPIGGLKEKVLGARRAGIKHIIMPKANESDLRDIPVHLRTSMRFHPCETVDQVLDVALVGGLKALETPRDGSAPAAPAPAKRKSTRRSPDARA